The Schizosaccharomyces pombe strain 972h- genome assembly, chromosome: I genome contains a region encoding:
- the les1 gene encoding nuclear bridge Ish domain protein Les1: MQPRFLLHGALLALGIQLCLSIGKITGHISSIEATAADIHDAPSTTTKYVQRTVYAGREKGKIGGPADSWPQRKLDDFLQNHGVKSLDVPPIETPSQFWRKPLQYVSKVTDKCKSFYEKEKNHASHNAQKLDVWIFNSWTNSELSRWLIKNKYEVPEPGTREQLLETVFQASMGDAISTNDELESWSNNLLLSMLDQKNITVPIGASHDDLIVLARRYYDIEERKSQDKVTNITDSQPAPYMKEIIHLWSDGRLIDFLRERNIPISVLSPRETLLKEAYANRFTPRVMIASNVLDGWSSEDLLDWIWKYNKRGSIFSHVAYNSRHELIHAAKLFYMDVASEWSSSDMASLNDSLYSHPSVSKQSTWTEEELKEELESFGELVPVPFSSTKAFERLLPHLYYYLRGPAFLNRIHYWQTFLGNSLKRAFVLSQ; the protein is encoded by the exons ATGCAGCCAAGGTTTCTTCTACACGGAGCGCTTTTGGCATTAGGAATACAGCTTTGTCTGTCAATTG GCAAGATTACAGGCCACATATCGTCTATTGAAGCGACTGCAGCTGATATACATGATGCGCCTAGTACAACTACGAAGTATGTTCAGCGAACCGTTTACGCCGGTAGAGAAAAGGGGAAAATAGGAGGACCAGCCGATTCTTGGCCTCAACGAAAGCTTGATGACTTTCTCCAAAATCATGGGGTAAAGTCACTGGACGTTCCTCCTATCGAGACTCCTTCACAGTTTTGGAGGAAGCCATTACAGTATGTATCAAAGGTAACCGACAAATGTAAATCTTTCTATGAGAAGGAGAAGAATCATGCTTCTCATAACGCACAAAAATTGGACGTTTGGATTTTCAATTCATGGACCAACTCCGAGCTTTCTCGATGGCTTATTAAGAATAAGTACGAAGTTCCAGAGCCTGGAACCCGAGAGCAGTTGTTGGAAACAGTTTTCCAAGCATCAATGGGCGATGCCATTTCCACCAATGATGAGTTGGAATCCTGGTCAAATAATCTACTCCTTTCTATGTTGGATCAGAAAAACATTACAGTACCAATTGGTGCATCACATGACGACCTAATCGTCTTGGCTAGACGTTATTACGATATTGAGGAAAGAAAATCGCAAGACAAAGTGACAAATATTACAGATAGCCAGCCTGCACCATatatgaaagaaattattcaCTTATGGTCAGACGGTAGacttattgattttttgcgAGAGCGAAACATTCCTATTTCTGTTCTTTCACCTCGGGAAActcttttgaaagaagcaTACGCTAACCGCTTCACACCGCGTGTAATGATTGCCTCCAACGTACTAGATGGATGGTCGTCTGAGGACTTATTAGATTGGATTTGGAAGTACAATAAACGTGGTTCCATATTTTCCCATGTTGCTTACAACTCGCGTCATGAACTTATTCATGCTgctaaattattttatatggATGTTGCTTCTGAATGGAGCTCTTCTGACATGGCATCGCTAAACGATTCTTTATACTCACATCCTTCTGTCTCCAAACAGTCTACCTGGACCGAAGAAGAACTCAAAGAGGAATTGGAGTCATTTGGCGAACTTGTCCCCGTTCCATTTTCATCTACCAAAGCTTTTGAACGATTACTTCCCCACCTGTATTACTATTTACGAGGTCCTGCCTTTTTGAACAGAATACATTATTGGCAAACATTCCTGGGTAACTCGCTTAAAAGGGCTTTTGTACTTTCGCAGTAA
- the rho3 gene encoding Rho family GTPase Rho3 — protein MSSCFGSKKKPIYRKIVILGDGAAGKTSLLNVFTKGYFPQVYEPTIFENYIHDIFVDGNSIELSLWDTAGQEEYDQLRSLSYSDTHVIMICFAVDSRDSLENVITKWLPEVSSNCPGVKLVLVALKCDLRGADEEQVDHSKIIDYEEGLAAAKKINAVRYLECSAKLNRGVNEAFTEAARVALAAQPRGTKDGADESHGTGCIIA, from the exons ATGTCAAGCTGTTTCGGAAGTAAAAAGAAGCCTATTTATCGGAAAATCGTAATTCTTGGTGATG GTGCTGCTGGTAAAACCAGTTTGTTAAATGTATTTACTAAGGGTTATTTCCCTCAGGTATACGAGCCTACTAT ATTTGAAAACTACATTCATGATATCTTTGTCGATGGAAACAGTATAGAACTGTCTCTATGGGATACAGCTGGTCAAGAAGAGTATGATCAACTGCGTTCGTTATCATATTCAGATACACATGTTATTATGATCTGCTTTGCCGTGGATTCACGAGACTCATTAGAAAATGTAATCACAAAATGGCTTCCGGAAGTCTCTAGTAATTGCCCTGGTGTTAAATTGGTTCTTGTTGCTCTAAAATGTGATTTACGTGGAGCTGATGAGGAGCAAGTTGATCACagtaaaattattgattaCGAGGAAGGACTGGCAGcggcaaaaaaaatcaacgCTGTACGATATTTAGAATGCAGCGCTAAATTAAATCGTGGCGTAAATGAAGCTTTCACGGAAGCTGCACGCGTTGCCCTTGCCGCGCAACCAAGAGGTACAAAGGATGGTGCTGATGAATCCCATGGTACCGGATGTATCATTGCTTGA
- the tht2 gene encoding karyogamy protein Tht2 codes for MENQVSSFLIDSPMEWKTYMKSLSDDNPSFGDVTVNLTKISVSSKNAKSYAEEMYNYVTQEMVFISERSRLLLRAKRRLYKNQSLMKKTSVSTSNTVKMVFMSLAKQIEQMLKFCMMVYSKLCEAFETTLKVAKEFQICDSSQEWFFQFQLGYHRKQMELQMLSFVAEWLVLTQHYTDALNDSAKTLYDIMESSHKAAQKV; via the coding sequence ATGGAGAATCAGGTGTCCAGTTTTCTAATTGATTCTCCAATGGAATGGAAGACTTATATGAAAAGCTTGAGTGATGATAATCCCAGCTTTGGGGACGTAACAGTTAATTTGACGAAAATTAGCgtatcttcaaaaaatgcaaaaagcTACGCAGAAGAAATGTATAATTATGTAACTCAAGAGATGGTATTTATCAGTGAACGTAGTAGACTATTATTGCGCGCAAAAAGAAGGTTGTACAAAAATCAATCActtatgaaaaaaacgTCTGTGTCAACCTCGAACACAGTAAAGATGGTATTTATGTCACTAGCAAAGCAAATTGAACAAATGCTCAAATTCTGTATGATGGTTTACAGCAAATTGTGCGAGGCGTTTGAAACAACGTTAAAGGTAGCGAAGGAGTTTCAAATTTGCGATTCTTCTCAAGAATGGTTTTTCCAATTCCAATTGGGTTATCATAGAAAACAGATGGAATTACAGATGCTTTCTTTTGTAGCCGAATGGCTTGTTTTAACTCAACATTATACAGATGCTCTGAATGACTCGGCAAAAACACTTTACGACATAATGGAAAGTAGCCATAAAGCGGCacaaaaagtttaa
- the efm6 gene encoding methyltransferase, whose product MTFYYIRILRLQEKLEESFKYALRVVFTITSDLGEVSYPQDATVRVEALDRQQSHSRITISKQCVSWIGNGHAAETTLYFPASHQQIQLTLHLENQNSIVDSIHINADTVLPVWSEAFSPKSTLPNMVWRYIQGPEKKSPNDGLWFLEQMGNSIAKHLWDAGVVFSKKILSDDWHYSFSNRKDINVLELGSGCGIVGISIASKYPRALVSMTDTEDAIEFMEKNVEKNKSAMSNNITSDILVWGHDIPRKFRRHWDYIVMSDVMYNESSFSDLEASLQELMDKNTKLYIAYKKRHDNEKTFMSNILGWLDLVYEERGPITIYILQKK is encoded by the coding sequence ATGACTTTCTATTATATTAGAATTTTAAGACTCCAAGAAAAGCTCGAAGAATCCTTTAAATACGCTTTACGAGTGGTTTTTACGATAACTTCTGATCTGGGCGAAGTTTCATATCCGCAAGATGCAACCGTAAGGGTTGAAGCATTGGATAGACAACAATCTCACAGTCGTATCACAATTTCTAAGCAATGTGTTTCATGGATAGGGAATGGTCACGCGGCTGAAACGACTTTGTATTTTCCTGCTAGTCACCAGCAAATTCAATTGACGCTGCATTTAGAAAATCAGAATTCAATCGTTGATTCTATACACATAAATGCCGATACTGTATTACCAGTTTGGAGTGAAGCTTTTTCACCGAAATCTACTTTACCTAATATGGTATGGCGGTATATCCAAGGCCCAGAAAAAAAGTCACCAAACGATGGTCTCTGGTTTCTCGAACAGATGGGTAACAGTATTGCTAAGCACTTGTGGGATGCCGGCGTAgttttctcaaaaaagatTCTTTCTGATGATTGGCATTATAGCTTTTCCAATAGAAAAGACATCAATGTTTTAGAACTAGGCTCCGGATGTGGAATTGTTGGTATAAGTATTGCTAGCAAATATCCACGTGCTCTTGTGTCAATGACCGATACAGAAGATGCGATTGAAtttatggaaaaaaatgttgaaaagaATAAGTCTGCAATGAGCAACAACATAACTTCTGATATTTTAGTATGGGGACATGACATTCCTCGAAAATTTCGGCGTCATTGGGATTATATTGTTATGTCAGATGTCATGTACAATGAATCTAGCTTTTCTGATTTGGAGGCAAGTCTTCAGGAATTGATGGATAAGAACACAAAGTTATATATTGCgtacaaaaaaagacatgacaatgaaaaaacttttatgaGCAATATATTGGGATGGTTGGATCTTGTTTACGAAGAACGTGGTCCAATCactatttacattttacagaaaaaataa